Proteins encoded in a region of the Ancylobacter sp. SL191 genome:
- a CDS encoding tautomerase family protein yields MPMIQISFAAAARPGLESQIAALAAELAAGHLGKDPALTAVSVIAVPPAHWFAGGQSLAAQGVAGFWLDIRVTEGTNTKDEKAAFIAATFAAMAALIGPLHPESYVHVVEARADAYGYAGLTQERRYIAARPAS; encoded by the coding sequence ATGCCAATGATCCAGATCAGTTTTGCCGCCGCCGCCCGGCCCGGCCTCGAATCGCAGATCGCCGCCCTGGCGGCGGAGCTTGCCGCGGGCCATCTCGGCAAGGATCCCGCGCTCACCGCCGTGAGCGTCATTGCCGTTCCGCCGGCGCACTGGTTCGCGGGCGGGCAGAGCCTCGCCGCGCAGGGCGTCGCCGGCTTCTGGCTCGACATAAGGGTGACCGAGGGCACCAACACCAAGGACGAGAAGGCGGCCTTCATCGCCGCGACCTTCGCCGCCATGGCCGCGCTGATCGGCCCGCTGCACCCGGAAAGCTATGTGCATGTGGTGGAGGCGCGGGCGGACGCCTATGGCTATGCCGGCCTCACCCAGGAGCGGCGCTACATTGCCGCGCGGCCGGCGTCGTGA
- a CDS encoding LysR family transcriptional regulator has product MNDHPLDLDWVLAFVRVADLSSFTRAAEALGTTQAGVSLKVRKLEQRLGRTLLERTPRLVRLTPDGAAFLGRAVHLLALERDLWLWDRPNLPLLRLGFSDHAVGDSLAPLLRRVAIAVPELRLEVRLGFSRSLLDAYDAGEFDAVIVRREGDRRDGETLRRDPYGWFAAPDFEPTGNSLPLALLAAPCGVRAVATRTLDAAGLGWREAFVGGSVSSVAAAVAAGIAVAPMAAHLAPPGSVDLGTRLKLPPLPPAPIVLIARAGEPACGRALAELAAGLRPTRAERH; this is encoded by the coding sequence ATGAATGATCATCCCCTCGATCTGGACTGGGTTCTCGCCTTTGTCCGTGTGGCCGACTTGTCCAGCTTCACCCGCGCGGCCGAGGCGCTCGGCACCACGCAGGCCGGCGTCAGCCTGAAGGTGCGCAAGCTCGAGCAGCGGCTCGGGCGCACCCTGCTGGAGCGCACGCCCCGTCTTGTGCGCCTGACGCCCGATGGCGCGGCCTTTCTCGGCCGCGCGGTGCATCTTCTCGCCCTGGAGCGCGATTTGTGGCTGTGGGATCGGCCGAACCTGCCGCTGCTGCGCCTCGGCTTCAGCGACCATGCGGTGGGTGATTCCCTCGCGCCGCTGCTGCGACGGGTGGCGATCGCCGTGCCGGAGCTGCGCCTGGAGGTGCGGCTTGGCTTTTCCCGCAGCCTGCTCGACGCCTATGACGCCGGCGAGTTCGACGCGGTCATCGTCCGGCGCGAGGGCGACCGGCGCGACGGCGAGACGCTGCGCCGCGATCCCTATGGCTGGTTCGCCGCGCCGGATTTCGAGCCGACCGGCAACAGCCTGCCGCTCGCCCTGCTCGCCGCGCCCTGCGGCGTGCGGGCGGTGGCGACCCGCACGCTCGACGCCGCCGGCCTCGGCTGGCGCGAGGCCTTTGTCGGCGGCAGCGTCTCCTCGGTCGCGGCGGCCGTGGCCGCCGGCATCGCCGTTGCGCCGATGGCCGCCCATCTGGCGCCACCCGGCAGCGTCGATCTCGGCACGCGGCTGAAGCTCCCGCCTTTGCCGCCCGCCCCTATCGTGCTGATCGCCCGCGCGGGCGAGCCGGCTTGCGGGCGCGCCTTGGCGGAACTGGCGGCGGGCCTGCGCCCCACTCGCGCCGAACGGCACTGA
- a CDS encoding SH3 domain-containing protein, producing MRASGGTGGSTRRRAGAALVLGLGGALALAHLLATPPAQAQAPQTTTPPEAAQSGPVGRVSGLPVPRFVSLKADKVNVRSGPTRDHAVAWVFTRAGLPVEITAEFETWRRIRDADGAEGWVYHSMLSARRTALVSPWSKGEPTALREQPSTDSAIKARLEPGVLGKVDHCNGKWCRFFDSGFDGYVEQERLWGVYPGEKID from the coding sequence GCACGCGGCGGCGCGCCGGCGCGGCGCTGGTGCTCGGCCTTGGCGGCGCGCTCGCTCTCGCCCATCTCCTCGCCACCCCGCCCGCGCAGGCTCAGGCGCCTCAGACCACCACGCCACCGGAGGCCGCGCAGAGCGGGCCGGTCGGGCGGGTGAGCGGGCTTCCCGTGCCGCGATTCGTGAGCCTCAAGGCCGACAAGGTGAATGTGCGCTCCGGCCCGACGCGCGACCATGCGGTGGCCTGGGTGTTCACCCGCGCCGGCCTGCCGGTGGAGATCACCGCCGAGTTCGAGACCTGGCGGCGCATCCGCGATGCCGATGGCGCGGAAGGCTGGGTCTACCATTCCATGCTCTCGGCCCGGCGCACCGCGCTGGTCAGCCCGTGGTCCAAGGGCGAGCCGACCGCGCTGCGCGAGCAGCCCTCGACCGATTCGGCGATCAAGGCGCGGCTGGAGCCGGGCGTGCTCGGCAAGGTCGATCACTGCAACGGCAAATGGTGCCGCTTCTTCGACAGTGGCTTCGACGGCTATGTCGAGCAGGAACGCCTCTGGGGCGTCTATCCCGGCGAGAAGATCGACTGA